From Xiphophorus couchianus chromosome 23, X_couchianus-1.0, whole genome shotgun sequence, one genomic window encodes:
- the egr1 gene encoding early growth response protein 1 produces MAAAKTEMILPALQISEPLSFPHSPMDNYPKLEEVMMLSSAGTPFLTASAPEGAGFGSGEPGEQYEHLPGDTLSDIPFSCEKPVVEQTYPTQRLPPISYTGRFTLEPATTCSNSLWAEPILGLFTGLMSNVAPTSSSSSASSQTSSSSSSTIPSSSTSSSSTSSSQSSSLNTSIHHSEPNPIYSAAPTYSSPNSDIFPDQSQGYASSAGSVQYPPPAYPNGKTCSTSFPVPMIPDYLFPQQQGEISLVPPDQKPFQSQSNQPSLTPLSTIKAFATQTGSQDLKNIYQSQLIKPSRMRKYPTRPSKTPPHERPYACPVETCDRRFSRSDELTRHIRIHTGQKPFQCRICMRNFSRSDHLTTHIRTHTGEKPFACEICGRKFARSDERKRHTKIHLRQKDKKAEKAGAAVVTSAPASSASPASSYPSPITSYPSPVSSYPSPVTSCYSSPVHTSYPSPSIATTYPSASMSTTFQSQIANSFPSSVASNIYSSPVPTPLSDIQTTLSPRTIEIC; encoded by the exons ATGGCTGCAGCCAAGACCGAGATGATCCTCCCTGCCCTGCAGATCTCAGAGCCTCTGAGCTTCCCTCACTCCCCCATGGATAACTACCCCAAACTGGAGGAGGTGATGATGCTCAGCTCTGCGGGGACCCCCTTCCTCACTGCCTCCGCACCCGAGGGTGCAGGCTTTGGCTCCGGGGAGCCAGGGGAGCAGTACGAACATCTTCCTGGAG ATACGCTATCTGATATCCCCTTCTCCTGTGAGAAGCCAGTTGTGGAGCAAACGTACCCCACCCAGAGGTTGCCCCCCATATCCTACACTGGCCGCTTTACCCTTGAACCTGCCACCACATGCAGCAACAGCCTCTGGGCGGAGCCCATCCTGGGCCTGTTCACCGGCTTAATGAGCAACGTTGCTCCCACCTCCAGCTCTTCCTCAGCTTCGTCACAgacctcttcatcctcctcatcaaCCATCCCGTCCTCCTCCACTTCTTCCTCCTCAACCTCCTCATCACAAAGTTCCAGCCTCAACACCTCAATCCACCACAGCGAGCCCAATCCCATCTACTCAGCTGCCCCGACATACTCCAGCCCCAACTCTGACATCTTTCCAGACCAGAGTCAGGGGTACGCCAGCTCAGCTGGATCAGTGCAGTATCCACCCCCTGCATATCCCAACGGCAAGACCTGCAGCACAAGTTTCCCTGTTCCCATGATTCCTGACTACCTCTTCCCCCAGCAACAGGGAGAGATCAGCCTGGTGCCCCCAGACCAAAAGCCCTTCCAGAGTCAGTCAAACCAGCCATCACTTACTCCTCTGTCCACCATCAAGGCCTTTGCCACTCAGACTGGTTCCCAGGACTTAAAAAACATCTACCAGTCCCAGCTGATAAAGCCCAGCCGCATGCGCAAGTACCCCACACGACCAAGCAAGACACCGCCACACGAAAGGCCCTACGCTTGTCCTGTGGAAACCTGTGATCGTCGCTTCTCGCGGTCTGATGAGCTGACACGTCACATCCGCATCCACACTGGCCAGAAACCCTTCCAGTGCCGCATCTGCATGAGAAACTTCAGCCGCAGCGACCACTTGACAACACACATCCGCACCCACACAGGGGAGAAGCCCTTTGCCTGCGAGATCTGTGGACGCAAGTTTGCCCGCAGCGACGAGAGAAAGAGGCACACAAAGATCCACCTGAGGCAGAAGGACAAGAAGGCAGAGAAGGCTGGAGCTGCTGTAGTAACGTCGGCTCCAGCATCTTCTGCTTCACCTGCTTCCAGTTACCCCTCTCCCATCACTTCCTATCCTTCTCCAGTGTCTTCTTACCCGTCTCCAGTCACCTCCTGCTACTCCTCTCCCGTCCACACTTCCTATCCCTCTCCTTCCATTGCCACCACCTATCCATCAGCGTCAATGTCCACCACCTTCCAGTCTCAAATCGCCAACTCCTTCCCTTCTTCAGTTGCATCTAACATCTACAGCTCCCCAGTGCCCACCCCTCTTTCAGACATACAGACCACTCTTTCCCCGAGGACAATCGAGATCTGCTAA